The following coding sequences are from one uncultured Desulfobacter sp. window:
- a CDS encoding S8 family serine peptidase translates to MKHFFRSITAVLLSLIWTGSVFAIGADRLKQHPEQLQEGTYVEGRLLVKMKPGVSAKSLKSSINIISSRSSKTASPLLTIKSFSALKGNKGQEVALINCPGLTTKAMLNELKSHPDVALAEPDYIIAIDAVPDDTEFDQLWALENTGQVVDEEPGTRDADIDAPEAWDLVSASAQKVIVAVIDTGVDYTHKDLAANMWTNDQELYGTAGVDDDGNGWVDDIYGIDAVNKDGDPYDDHYHGTHVAGTIAAVTDNGAGISGVTWNQAKIMALKFLGSTGSGATSDAVTCIDYLLEMNQRSENNIVVMNASWGSTAASETLKEALEAASSAGIILSAAAGNDTNDCDGEQKHYPSSLDVPNVISVGATDQNDELADFSNYGASEVDIAAPGVNILSTIPGGGYSPMSGDPFFDSMEAGEDDWDLDLTTGTWGITEEEAFHENMAWSDSPYGNYLQGESGEHLDYNLVSKAMDLSEYAGTHLMMGFWLYKDLSTVVSSCGKKDGLYVEASGDDGETWTTLGSQTGSDPNWKSYSYTIPDALLTNQFRIRFRLFVIPHGTADGVYLDKIGIGKSNAMGAFKFANGTSMAAPHVSGVLALAASLYPNETMEERISRLYSGGDHPDSLKSITATDRRINLAGSLATSPSKTPLITEFKVTETDTLTIQGNFFGNDQGRIMFHDAYTSDTGVDARIKSWSDTRVTAIKPAYSGGYFYLVGADGTRSPRRPMEVSHWVDGTASVTQRDSATTAMVNNKIYTFGGFVSGNSALRSWEVYALDTDTWEYPYGSWMTSNRAHLTSAVLSGKIYLIGGYTTAEEGHNIDTVTVFDPESRTFTDIESFPEAACFSRAATAQGRIYVTGGLNEDDMPMDTIYSFDPAREQGNTWQAESVSLSQARFCHGTVAVNDKVYVFGGLETWEDGEVFTATGEIFDPQTGEISEMAAMPAALGRFGTATDGRYIYVVGGTGNDFWYSPTRAVLRYDTQTDTWSSLADRQLSHARLSCGAVYVSGKGLYTINGGILDDGSFSSTSQGLLLDEAFLADTDGDQIPDQDDNCRLTANRNQIDTDNDGYGNACDCDLNNDDVVNQADFTDFRQLWGGTTASADFNSDGRVNQLDYIIFKERWGGQAPFE, encoded by the coding sequence TTGAAACACTTTTTCCGTAGTATAACAGCAGTGCTGCTGTCACTCATCTGGACCGGCAGCGTGTTTGCAATCGGCGCTGACCGTCTCAAGCAGCATCCGGAGCAGCTACAGGAGGGAACCTATGTGGAAGGACGCCTGCTTGTCAAAATGAAGCCGGGCGTTTCCGCCAAATCCCTGAAAAGCAGTATCAACATTATTTCCTCAAGATCTTCAAAAACAGCTTCACCATTGTTGACCATAAAATCCTTTTCTGCCTTAAAGGGAAATAAAGGACAGGAGGTCGCCTTGATCAACTGTCCGGGCCTGACCACCAAAGCAATGCTCAATGAACTGAAATCCCACCCGGATGTGGCCCTGGCTGAACCCGATTACATCATTGCCATAGATGCCGTACCCGACGATACGGAATTTGATCAACTGTGGGCACTGGAGAACACAGGCCAGGTCGTAGATGAAGAACCAGGCACCCGAGATGCCGACATTGACGCACCTGAAGCATGGGATCTTGTGAGCGCTTCAGCGCAAAAGGTCATTGTGGCGGTGATAGACACAGGCGTGGACTACACCCATAAAGACCTGGCAGCCAACATGTGGACCAACGATCAGGAGCTTTACGGAACAGCCGGCGTAGACGACGACGGCAACGGCTGGGTGGACGATATCTACGGCATTGATGCCGTCAACAAGGACGGCGACCCCTATGACGATCATTACCACGGCACCCATGTGGCCGGCACCATTGCAGCCGTAACAGACAACGGGGCTGGTATATCCGGCGTCACCTGGAACCAGGCAAAAATTATGGCGCTTAAATTCCTGGGGTCCACCGGTTCCGGCGCAACCTCAGATGCCGTAACATGTATTGATTACCTGTTGGAAATGAACCAGCGGTCTGAAAATAATATCGTTGTTATGAACGCCTCCTGGGGATCAACCGCTGCCAGTGAGACTCTTAAAGAAGCTCTGGAAGCCGCATCGTCCGCCGGGATCATCCTGTCTGCGGCTGCCGGTAACGACACCAATGACTGTGACGGAGAACAAAAACATTATCCAAGCTCTCTGGATGTCCCCAATGTTATTTCTGTGGGTGCCACTGATCAGAATGATGAACTGGCCGACTTTTCCAATTACGGTGCATCGGAAGTGGATATCGCGGCACCCGGGGTCAATATTTTGAGCACCATTCCCGGGGGCGGCTACTCACCGATGTCCGGAGATCCGTTTTTTGACAGCATGGAGGCAGGAGAAGACGATTGGGACTTAGACCTGACAACCGGCACCTGGGGCATCACCGAAGAAGAGGCTTTCCATGAAAACATGGCCTGGAGCGACAGCCCCTATGGAAATTATCTCCAGGGAGAATCGGGCGAACACCTTGACTATAACCTGGTCAGCAAGGCCATGGACCTTTCTGAATATGCCGGTACCCATCTCATGATGGGATTCTGGCTGTACAAGGATCTGTCCACTGTGGTTTCCTCCTGTGGGAAAAAGGACGGTCTCTATGTGGAAGCCTCCGGGGATGACGGGGAGACCTGGACCACCCTGGGCTCCCAGACCGGGAGTGACCCAAACTGGAAAAGCTATAGCTACACCATACCGGATGCCTTGTTGACCAATCAATTCCGCATCCGATTCCGGTTGTTTGTTATTCCCCACGGCACAGCCGACGGGGTATACCTGGATAAAATCGGCATTGGCAAATCCAATGCAATGGGTGCATTCAAATTTGCCAACGGTACTTCCATGGCCGCGCCCCATGTATCAGGCGTTCTGGCCCTGGCTGCATCACTTTACCCCAATGAAACCATGGAAGAACGGATCAGCCGTTTATACAGCGGCGGAGACCACCCGGATTCTCTAAAAAGCATTACGGCCACAGACCGCCGGATCAACCTTGCCGGTTCCCTGGCAACCAGTCCGTCCAAGACCCCTTTGATCACTGAATTTAAGGTTACAGAAACGGATACACTCACCATACAGGGCAATTTTTTCGGAAACGACCAGGGGCGGATCATGTTTCACGACGCCTATACATCGGACACCGGAGTGGATGCCAGGATCAAGTCCTGGAGCGATACCCGGGTTACGGCAATAAAACCCGCCTATTCCGGGGGATATTTTTACCTTGTCGGCGCTGACGGAACCCGGTCGCCAAGACGGCCCATGGAGGTCAGTCACTGGGTGGATGGTACGGCCTCGGTCACCCAACGCGATTCAGCCACCACGGCCATGGTTAACAATAAAATTTATACTTTTGGCGGATTTGTCAGCGGCAACAGTGCCCTGCGTTCCTGGGAAGTCTACGCCCTGGATACAGACACCTGGGAATACCCCTACGGCAGTTGGATGACGTCGAACCGGGCTCACCTGACCTCGGCTGTCCTGTCCGGAAAAATTTATCTTATCGGCGGCTATACCACAGCAGAAGAGGGCCACAACATTGATACGGTAACGGTCTTTGATCCTGAATCCAGGACGTTTACAGACATTGAATCCTTTCCCGAGGCAGCTTGTTTTTCCCGGGCGGCCACGGCCCAGGGCCGAATTTACGTGACCGGTGGTCTGAATGAAGATGACATGCCCATGGACACCATCTATTCCTTTGACCCGGCCCGGGAACAGGGCAATACATGGCAGGCTGAATCTGTAAGCCTCAGCCAGGCACGGTTCTGTCATGGAACGGTTGCAGTGAACGACAAGGTATACGTTTTCGGAGGCTTGGAAACATGGGAAGACGGAGAAGTATTTACAGCAACCGGTGAAATATTTGATCCTCAAACAGGCGAAATAAGTGAAATGGCGGCCATGCCTGCGGCTTTGGGACGGTTCGGCACTGCCACAGACGGGCGGTATATCTACGTGGTCGGCGGTACGGGAAATGATTTCTGGTACTCCCCCACCCGGGCTGTTTTAAGATATGACACCCAGACCGATACCTGGTCCAGCCTGGCCGACCGGCAGTTGTCCCATGCCAGGCTATCCTGCGGAGCCGTATACGTATCCGGCAAAGGCCTGTACACGATTAACGGCGGCATCCTTGATGACGGATCCTTTTCGTCAACTTCACAAGGATTGCTGCTGGATGAAGCTTTCCTTGCCGACACAGACGGGGATCAAATCCCGGATCAGGACGATAACTGCAGGCTGACGGCCAACAGGAATCAGATCGACACCGATAACGACGGATACGGCAATGCCTGCGACTGTGACCTGAACAACGATGATGTTGTCAACCAGGCTGACTTTACGGATTTCAGGCAGTTATGGGGAGGAACCACTGCAAGTGCTGACTTTAACTCAGACGGCCGGGTCAACCAGCTCGACTATATAATTTTTAAAGAAAGGTGGGGCGGCCAAGCCCCGTTTGAGTAA
- a CDS encoding VPLPA-CTERM sorting domain-containing protein, whose product MKIKHLLLALTIIISGLTSAAHAATVSISPAQSYTVPPGDTTTFEVSFTADEDGDTFTGATLCLGYDAAELSFVSYGTPLGWEELFGSASEQTLSDGSYIANFNQNYPWGGDPISVEAGQSIVIGTFTFEVTSGLLADGLSDLWLVDDVMVGEFTYSSIISYNDINGEYASSMTTTQGADLSGVPLPSALWLTGAGLIGLSLIRRRTC is encoded by the coding sequence ATGAAAATCAAACATCTCTTACTTGCATTGACTATCATTATTTCAGGCCTGACTTCTGCTGCCCATGCGGCTACGGTTTCAATTTCACCGGCACAAAGCTACACCGTACCCCCCGGAGACACCACCACCTTTGAAGTAAGCTTTACCGCAGATGAAGACGGCGACACATTTACCGGTGCCACGCTGTGTCTTGGCTATGATGCCGCTGAATTAAGCTTTGTTTCCTATGGCACCCCTCTTGGGTGGGAAGAGCTCTTTGGTTCCGCTTCTGAGCAGACCCTGTCCGACGGCAGTTATATTGCCAATTTCAACCAGAATTATCCCTGGGGCGGAGACCCTATCAGCGTGGAAGCCGGACAAAGTATCGTCATAGGAACGTTCACTTTTGAAGTGACATCCGGACTTCTCGCCGATGGGCTGTCCGACCTTTGGCTGGTGGATGATGTCATGGTCGGTGAATTTACCTATTCAAGCATTATTTCATACAATGACATTAACGGCGAATATGCCTCCTCTATGACTACAACTCAGGGCGCAGACTTGTCTGGGGTTCCGCTTCCTTCAGCCCTTTGGCTCACAGGCGCGGGCCTCATTGGTCTATCTTTGATTCGCCGCAGAACCTGCTGA
- a CDS encoding thrombospondin type 3 repeat-containing protein, whose protein sequence is MRKIIAVWTLAGALFLSWVPALVAGTVPTMYTESSPTFMANAGTIDSDAFYTVAALPEGGYAGFGKAGDDAVVAKFNAYGHLDWAKSFSDVLTSNANTGAAGEGCLYLTGRTASATLWVAKLAPWGTVLWQKTYTYSGYSSPNIIGSAMAVTQDGGCAISIRVNVDGFSGTYNYDQGLVKIAADGTLEWVKFYGTAAYDSAGVVIESKDNSGTVDGYMMITNEDGWGGTDLGNEVIMIKVDTNGVLQWVKALAGLNSSDLMVADGNEFVKGACQTLDAGYAVVGCSYSASDPEWSNRRTPYIMKTDSTGNLVWAKKFGVLGRDPEANAFSYGDVTQAKGSTDLILAGSTHANQSWLLRLSEDGALKTERVYPLNGVYDQLGSVAATDDGGAVASRWSKTFGAGDYDAFLMKFNADLNFPDTDCDMGEDPESEVADMNFEVQEVTENCHELDYTDQWTTQDGDNQAYDPEFWLWQCAIDQDLDGDGIVDHEDNCPETQNSGQEDADGDGTGNACDCDLDNNGMVNQMDFMMFRNFWGTNASTADFNSDSNVNQTDFMMFRQRWGTTYPWY, encoded by the coding sequence ATGAGAAAAATTATTGCGGTCTGGACGCTGGCCGGAGCCCTCTTTCTTTCATGGGTCCCAGCTCTCGTTGCAGGCACCGTACCAACCATGTACACCGAAAGTAGTCCAACCTTTATGGCCAACGCCGGTACCATAGACAGTGATGCCTTTTATACGGTGGCAGCCCTGCCCGAAGGCGGCTATGCAGGCTTCGGCAAGGCAGGAGATGATGCGGTTGTGGCTAAATTTAATGCGTATGGACATCTGGACTGGGCAAAATCTTTTTCAGACGTCCTCACCTCCAACGCCAATACGGGCGCTGCCGGCGAAGGTTGTCTGTACCTCACCGGGCGAACCGCGTCAGCCACACTCTGGGTGGCTAAACTGGCGCCCTGGGGAACGGTTCTATGGCAGAAAACATATACCTACAGCGGATATTCGAGTCCCAACATTATCGGCAGCGCCATGGCTGTGACCCAGGATGGCGGATGCGCTATTTCCATCCGTGTAAACGTAGACGGTTTTTCAGGCACGTACAACTATGACCAGGGACTGGTGAAAATCGCTGCCGACGGGACCCTGGAGTGGGTAAAATTTTATGGCACTGCCGCCTACGATTCCGCCGGGGTTGTCATTGAATCAAAAGATAATTCGGGAACGGTTGACGGCTACATGATGATCACCAACGAAGATGGCTGGGGTGGAACAGACCTTGGCAACGAGGTCATTATGATCAAAGTGGATACCAATGGTGTTTTACAATGGGTCAAAGCGCTTGCGGGGCTCAACTCGTCCGATCTGATGGTTGCCGACGGCAACGAATTCGTAAAAGGTGCCTGCCAAACCCTGGATGCGGGATACGCGGTTGTGGGATGCAGCTACAGTGCAAGCGACCCGGAATGGAGTAACCGCCGGACTCCATATATTATGAAAACAGACAGTACAGGCAATCTTGTCTGGGCAAAAAAGTTCGGCGTCTTGGGCCGTGATCCCGAAGCCAACGCATTCTCCTATGGCGATGTCACCCAGGCAAAAGGCAGTACGGATCTGATTCTTGCCGGTTCAACCCATGCCAATCAATCCTGGCTCCTGCGCCTGTCCGAAGATGGTGCATTAAAAACCGAAAGGGTTTATCCGCTTAACGGTGTTTACGATCAACTGGGCAGTGTGGCTGCCACCGACGATGGAGGGGCAGTGGCATCCCGGTGGTCTAAGACGTTTGGCGCCGGTGATTATGATGCATTTTTGATGAAGTTTAATGCAGACTTAAATTTTCCTGATACAGACTGTGACATGGGTGAAGATCCTGAATCGGAAGTTGCAGACATGAACTTTGAAGTCCAGGAAGTCACTGAAAACTGCCATGAACTGGACTATACGGACCAGTGGACCACCCAGGACGGCGACAACCAAGCTTATGATCCTGAATTCTGGCTCTGGCAATGTGCCATTGACCAGGATCTTGACGGCGATGGGATTGTTGACCATGAGGACAACTGCCCAGAAACCCAGAACAGCGGACAGGAAGATGCGGACGGAGACGGAACAGGCAATGCCTGTGATTGTGATCTGGACAACAACGGCATGGTCAACCAGATGGACTTCATGATGTTCAGAAATTTCTGGGGAACCAATGCGTCAACAGCGGACTTCAATTCCGACAGCAATGTCAACCAGACTGATTTCATGATGTTCAGACAGCGGTGGGGAACGACTTACCCCTGGTACTAA
- a CDS encoding IS3 family transposase (programmed frameshift) — protein sequence MIQKILLNPGTPMVNFSKEANVPNSTVATWLRNYKKRNGSTVGSKKKTWSAERKFQAVLETASLSEAEKNEYCRKHGIYPEQLEEWKKDCISGCRKSPDQNFVKKTKQKEQELQRKTKALEKELTRKEKALAEAAALLVLKKKVQGHLGGQRGRMIPTEDKMQILSLVEEACKSGARQCKACEIIGISERTLQRWQKKTTAEIEDKRPHAERNPANKLSEEEKHMIIDICNSQEYGSLPPSQIVPMLCDQGIYVASEASFYRTLRENGLQNHRGKTRYKTNKKPTGFTATGPNQVWTWDITYLPAALKGSFYYLYMITDIYSRKIVAWEVHDRQSDELASELVKRGYLSEGVNGNEIVLHSDNGSPMKGATMLCTLQQLGVVPSFSRPSVSNDNPYSEALFKTLKYAPSYPSGPFESLEACREWVLNFVRWYNNVHRHSGIKFVTPNERHTGADRTILEARQKVYLEAKAKKPERWSRGIRDWTVVTEVSLNPEKNDNRPAA from the exons ATGATTCAGAAAATTCTTTTAAACCCAGGCACGCCGATGGTAAACTTTTCAAAAGAGGCTAACGTTCCAAATTCAACGGTAGCAACCTGGCTAAGAAATTACAAAAAAAGGAATGGGAGTACAGTGGGCTCGAAGAAGAAAACCTGGTCAGCCGAGAGGAAATTTCAGGCAGTATTGGAAACTGCGTCGTTAAGTGAAGCAGAAAAAAATGAATATTGCCGGAAACATGGAATATACCCGGAACAGTTAGAAGAGTGGAAGAAAGACTGTATATCCGGATGTAGAAAGAGCCCCGATCAAAATTTTGTCAAGAAAACCAAGCAAAAAGAGCAAGAATTGCAACGCAAGACTAAAGCCCTTGAAAAAGAATTAACCCGTAAGGAGAAAGCGTTAGCAGAAGCTGCCGCCCTGCTTGTGTTAAAAAAAAAAGTCCAGG GACATCTGGGGGGACAAAGGGGAAGAATGATTCCTACTGAAGACAAAATGCAGATATTGTCTTTGGTGGAAGAAGCTTGTAAATCCGGTGCTCGCCAATGTAAGGCTTGTGAAATAATAGGAATTTCAGAAAGGACCTTACAGCGGTGGCAGAAAAAAACGACTGCTGAAATAGAAGATAAGCGCCCCCATGCAGAAAGAAATCCTGCAAACAAATTGTCTGAAGAAGAAAAACATATGATTATAGATATTTGTAATAGTCAGGAGTATGGAAGCTTACCGCCAAGCCAGATTGTTCCCATGCTTTGTGATCAGGGGATCTATGTCGCATCCGAAGCAAGCTTCTATAGGACACTGAGAGAGAACGGTCTTCAGAACCATAGAGGTAAAACCCGGTATAAAACAAATAAAAAACCGACGGGTTTTACAGCAACAGGGCCTAATCAGGTCTGGACATGGGATATAACCTACCTTCCAGCGGCGCTAAAGGGTTCGTTTTATTACCTTTATATGATAACGGATATTTACAGTCGTAAGATAGTAGCTTGGGAAGTCCATGACAGGCAAAGTGATGAGCTGGCCTCCGAGCTTGTAAAAAGGGGGTATCTGTCAGAGGGTGTAAATGGCAATGAAATAGTGCTTCATTCAGATAATGGCTCCCCGATGAAAGGTGCGACCATGCTGTGCACTCTTCAGCAACTTGGAGTTGTCCCCTCATTCAGTCGGCCGTCGGTAAGTAACGATAATCCTTATTCAGAAGCATTGTTCAAAACCCTGAAATATGCCCCTTCATACCCTTCCGGCCCTTTTGAGAGCTTGGAGGCCTGTAGAGAATGGGTACTGAATTTTGTTCGCTGGTACAATAATGTCCACCGTCACAGTGGTATAAAATTTGTTACCCCAAATGAAAGGCATACAGGGGCAGATAGGACGATTTTAGAGGCCCGTCAAAAGGTATATCTGGAAGCAAAGGCAAAAAAACCAGAACGTTGGAGCCGTGGAATCAGAGATTGGACTGTGGTAACAGAAGTCTCTCTTAATCCTGAAAAAAACGATAACCGTCCAGCAGCTTAA
- a CDS encoding trimeric intracellular cation channel family protein, with the protein MGTFAFAVSGALAAAEKKLDLFGAVFLGFVTAIGGGTTRDMMIGNTPVSWLHDPVYFYVIVSAVALTFLFTKTILRFPKALFFFDTIGISVFTIIGIQKGLHAGIHPPLAVMMGILTAVMGGIVRDVLCNEIPLIFHKEIYATACFAGGVLFVLFVVMNMPEPFTALVAAGVIFIIRSLSVRKGWALPRFK; encoded by the coding sequence CTGGGAACTTTTGCGTTTGCTGTTTCGGGGGCGCTTGCTGCTGCTGAAAAAAAGCTTGATCTATTCGGTGCTGTGTTTCTCGGGTTTGTAACCGCCATTGGCGGCGGTACCACACGTGACATGATGATCGGCAACACCCCTGTTTCATGGCTGCATGACCCTGTCTATTTTTATGTGATTGTTTCCGCCGTGGCACTGACGTTTTTGTTTACCAAAACAATATTACGGTTTCCCAAAGCGCTTTTCTTTTTTGATACCATCGGTATCAGTGTGTTCACCATTATTGGTATTCAAAAGGGATTACATGCGGGCATTCATCCGCCCCTTGCCGTGATGATGGGTATTTTGACCGCTGTTATGGGCGGGATTGTCCGCGATGTGCTTTGTAATGAAATTCCTTTGATTTTTCACAAGGAGATTTATGCCACAGCCTGTTTTGCCGGTGGTGTTTTGTTTGTTCTTTTTGTGGTTATGAATATGCCGGAACCGTTTACGGCTTTAGTCGCTGCCGGTGTTATTTTTATAATCCGTTCACTGAGCGTGCGAAAAGGATGGGCATTACCTCGGTTTAAATAA
- a CDS encoding ATP-binding protein, with amino-acid sequence MFNSLYAKIAAGLSALFLVVGLIFIGVTVFATDMYQQEVNQKLNTGLARQIVKERILMEDGRVNQAALKDIFHMLMVINPGIEIYLLDVYGNILTFSAPPDSVKRSKVDLSPVKQWLAGSLIPPVQGEDPKNMTGKKVFSAAPIERNGTLEGYLYVILGGEEYDSVAQKLKGSYILRLSAWMIGAGLLFALAAGLVLFGLLTGRLKKLAAVMEAFEGGTAGAGVNLPRRQGPPDEIDRLGNTFREMAARIDAQMTELKASDQMRRELVANVSHDLRTPLATLQGYIETLLIKENQYSTQERRRYLEIAIRHCRRLNTLVSELLELARLESARMDLSPEPFDPRELIQDICQKFALAAEQKKIELRQQFDNSVPLVEADIALIERALENLIENALNYTPENGRVSVAVSLETEVVIRISDTGPGIPEKELPHIFNRFYRSDPFSRKNQGHSGLGLAITAKIIERHERKIKVESSPGNGSCFSFSLPTWQGLI; translated from the coding sequence ATGTTTAACTCCTTGTACGCCAAAATTGCAGCGGGTCTTTCCGCCCTCTTCCTTGTGGTGGGACTGATTTTTATCGGGGTGACCGTCTTTGCTACGGACATGTACCAGCAGGAGGTGAACCAGAAACTGAACACGGGGCTTGCCCGACAGATTGTCAAAGAGCGGATTCTCATGGAAGATGGCCGGGTCAACCAGGCGGCGCTCAAGGATATTTTTCATATGCTCATGGTCATTAACCCCGGCATTGAGATCTATCTTCTGGACGTTTATGGAAATATCCTGACATTTTCGGCTCCCCCGGACAGCGTCAAACGCAGCAAAGTGGACCTTTCCCCTGTAAAGCAATGGCTGGCCGGCAGCCTGATCCCGCCGGTTCAAGGGGAAGACCCCAAAAATATGACCGGTAAAAAAGTCTTTTCCGCGGCACCCATTGAACGAAACGGAACCCTTGAAGGCTACCTTTACGTCATATTGGGCGGGGAAGAATACGACTCCGTGGCCCAGAAGCTCAAAGGAAGTTATATCCTGAGGCTTTCCGCCTGGATGATCGGAGCGGGCCTCCTTTTTGCCCTGGCAGCCGGGCTGGTTCTTTTCGGCCTTCTCACCGGGCGCCTTAAAAAACTTGCCGCCGTTATGGAGGCGTTTGAAGGCGGAACGGCAGGGGCCGGCGTTAACCTGCCCAGGCGCCAGGGGCCGCCCGATGAAATTGACCGGCTGGGCAACACCTTCAGGGAGATGGCCGCCCGGATCGACGCCCAGATGACGGAGCTGAAAGCCTCTGACCAGATGCGCCGGGAGCTGGTGGCCAATGTATCCCATGACCTGCGCACCCCCCTTGCCACCCTGCAAGGGTATATTGAAACCCTGCTCATCAAGGAGAATCAATATTCGACCCAAGAGCGGCGCCGTTACCTTGAGATTGCCATCCGCCACTGCCGACGTCTCAACACCCTGGTCTCGGAACTGCTTGAACTGGCCCGGTTGGAATCCGCCCGCATGGATCTGTCACCTGAACCCTTTGACCCCAGGGAGCTGATCCAGGATATCTGTCAAAAATTTGCCCTTGCGGCGGAACAAAAAAAGATTGAGCTTCGCCAACAATTTGACAATTCAGTTCCCCTTGTTGAGGCGGACATCGCCCTGATCGAAAGAGCCCTGGAGAACCTCATTGAAAATGCGTTGAACTATACACCCGAGAACGGCCGCGTGTCCGTGGCGGTTTCCCTGGAAACCGAGGTGGTGATCCGGATCAGCGATACAGGCCCGGGCATCCCTGAAAAAGAGCTGCCCCATATTTTCAACCGCTTTTACCGATCTGACCCGTTCAGCAGAAAAAATCAGGGGCACAGCGGCCTGGGTCTTGCCATTACCGCAAAAATTATCGAACGCCACGAAAGAAAAATAAAAGTTGAAAGCAGCCCCGGTAACGGCAGCTGCTTTTCCTTTTCCCTACCCACGTGGCAAGGACTTATTTAA
- a CDS encoding response regulator transcription factor, which translates to MHQKILVVEDNPELSDLLLLHLGDQSWQVDLARDGVTGYKMATGGGYDLIVLDIMLPGMDGIEILKSIRNKGLLTPVLMLTSKSSEIDRILGLELGADDYITKPFSIRELVARIKAVFRRMENLSAMKKTESEPVIQTGDLIIEPDKRKVTVAGQSVDLTAKEYDLLTFFARRPGRVFNRSQLLENVWGYGHDGYDHTVNSNINRLRAKIESDPANPRYILTVWGVGYKFADGADV; encoded by the coding sequence ATGCACCAAAAAATTCTTGTGGTGGAAGACAATCCCGAACTTTCCGATCTTCTTCTCCTTCACCTGGGTGATCAATCCTGGCAGGTGGACCTGGCCCGTGACGGCGTGACCGGGTACAAGATGGCGACCGGTGGCGGTTACGATCTCATCGTCCTGGACATTATGCTGCCGGGCATGGACGGCATCGAAATTCTTAAAAGCATCCGGAACAAGGGGCTGCTTACCCCGGTGCTCATGCTGACGTCAAAATCTTCGGAGATCGACAGAATTCTGGGCCTGGAACTCGGGGCGGATGACTATATTACCAAACCCTTTTCCATCCGGGAACTGGTTGCCCGGATCAAAGCCGTATTCCGGCGTATGGAAAACCTCTCGGCCATGAAAAAGACCGAGTCGGAACCCGTCATCCAGACCGGAGATCTGATTATAGAACCTGATAAGCGCAAGGTCACCGTTGCAGGACAGTCTGTGGATCTCACCGCGAAGGAGTACGACCTTCTCACCTTTTTTGCCCGCCGGCCCGGCCGGGTATTTAATAGATCTCAGCTTTTGGAAAATGTCTGGGGATACGGCCACGACGGTTACGACCACACCGTCAACTCAAATATCAACCGGCTTCGGGCCAAAATCGAATCCGATCCGGCCAATCCCCGGTATATCCTGACGGTCTGGGGTGTCGGCTATAAATTCGCGGATGGGGCCGATGTTTAA